A portion of the Pseudopipra pipra isolate bDixPip1 chromosome 1, bDixPip1.hap1, whole genome shotgun sequence genome contains these proteins:
- the CHRAC1 gene encoding chromatin accessibility complex protein 1, translated as MAARLSENRLVSLPLSRIRVIMKSSPEVSSINQDALFLTAKATELFVQYLASYSYKHGRGKEKNALTYTDLSHTAEECETFQFLADILPKKILASKYLKMLEKEKRDGEVGEGHEEDEEEEDEDEAVGDSVGS; from the exons ATGGCGGCGCGGCTGAGCGAGAACCGTCTGGTGTCGCTGCCCCTGTCGCGGATCCGCGTCATCATGAAGAGCTCCCCGGAGGTGTCCAGCATCAACCAGGACGCGCTGTTCCTCACAGCCAAAGCCACG gagCTTTTTGTTCAGTATCTGGCTTCATACTCCTACAAACAcggcagagggaaggagaagaacGCTCTGACTTACACTGACCTGTCCCATACGGCAGAAGAGTGTGAGACCTTTCAGTTCCTTGCAG ATATCTTGCCAAAGAAGATCCTAGCGAGCAAATACCTAAAGATGCTTGAAAAAGAGAAACGAGATGGAGAAGTGGGGGAAGGACATgaagaggatgaggaggaagaggatgaagaTGAAGCTGTTGGTGACAGTGTTGGATCTTAA